A stretch of Lathyrus oleraceus cultivar Zhongwan6 chromosome 6, CAAS_Psat_ZW6_1.0, whole genome shotgun sequence DNA encodes these proteins:
- the LOC127092999 gene encoding F-box/kelch-repeat protein At3g23880 gives MAPSSETEDGNGVVSSDPLSTAIKRQRLNSSTGTLTSPSSSSEDSLHATPLPTLPFEIVLEILSRLPVKFLMQLQSVCKSWKSLISDPEFAKKHLRVSTTRHHLLLTFVSPSREFVLTTYPLSSVFTEVTATAMQLEYPLNNRNRFDLIVDSCHGILCFALDQRFALLWNPSIRKFTKLPSLDNPKREGSYTIYGFGYAHISDTYKVVAISCYESDGSYETQVKVLTLGTNAWRMIQDFPSGVPFDDSGKFLRGTVNWLASRDSYSSWVIVSLDLEKESYRELLQPDYGGVAVVTLSLGVLRDCLCILSHSNTFSDIWLMNEYGNKDSWTKLFRVPYIGDVGSCPYTKALYVSEEDKVLLEYQSRLVVYNARDGTFKTPEIQDINGWMVPEIYQESLISPCI, from the coding sequence ATGGCGCCAAGTAGCGAAACCGAGGATGGAAACGGTGTCGTTTCATCTGATCCGCTATCAACCGCCATCAAGAGGCAGCGTTTGAACTCCTCCACCGGAACCCTAACTTCACCATCATCATCTTCCGAAGATTCCCTTCACGCGACGCCACTTCCCACTCTTCCATTCGAGATTGTGCTAGAAATTCTCTCTAGGCTTCCCGTGAAGTTCCTCATGCAACTCCAATCCGTCTGTAAGTCCTGGAAATCTCTGATCTCCGATCCCGAATTTGCCAAGAAGCACCTTCGCGTGTCAACAACGCGCCACCATCTTCTCTTAACCTTCGTCAGCCCCTCTCGCGAGTTCGTCCTCACGACTTATCCTCTCTCCTCAGTCTTCACCGAAGTCACCGCCACCGCCATGCAGCTAGAGTACCCTCTGAACAATCGAAACCGTTTTGATCTAATTGTTGACTCTTGCCACGGCATCCTCTGTTTCGCACTCGATCAACGTTTCGCTCTACTGTGGAACCCTTCCATCAGGAAATTTACGAAATTGCCCTCTTTAGATAATCCAAAACGAGAGGGGAGTTACACAATTTATGGATTTGGCTATGCTCATATCAGTGACACTTACAAAGTGGTTGCTATTTCTTGCTATGAATCTGATGGCAGTTACGAAACTCAAGTGAAGGTTCTTACATTGGGTACCAATGCTTGGAGAATGATTCAGGATTTCCCTTCGGGTGTTCCTTTTGATGACTCGGGAAAATTCCTTCGTGGAACTGTTAATTGGCTGGCATCTAGAGATTCATATTCTTCGTGGGTCATTGTTTCTCTTGATTTGGAGAAGGAATCTTATCGAGAGTTGTTGCAGCCTGATTATGGAGGAGTAGCCGTGGTTACTTTATCTTTAGGGGTATTGAGGGATTGCTTGTGCATACTTTCTCATAGTAATACTTTTTCAGATATTTGGCTTATGAACGAGTATGGAAATAAAGATTCTTGGACTAAATTGTTCCGAGTTCCTTACATAGGAGATGTTGGGTCTTGTCCTTATACCAAGGCACTTTATGTTTCTGAGGAGGATAAGGTACTGCTGGAGTATCAGTCTCGGTTGGTTGTTTACAATGCGAGAGATGGTACTTTTAAAACTCCTGAAATTCAAGACATCAATGGTTGGATGGTTCCTGAAATCTACCAAGAGAGTTTGATATCACCTTGTATCTAG